A stretch of the Gossypium hirsutum isolate 1008001.06 chromosome D07, Gossypium_hirsutum_v2.1, whole genome shotgun sequence genome encodes the following:
- the LOC107953914 gene encoding U-box domain-containing protein 4 — protein sequence MEAAADNQSPSSSDVDVTPRGASSAVLRALQLIQYDDSDSKLQAAKEIRRLTKTSQSCRRLLAEAVIPLVSMLRVDSPQSHHESALLALLNLAVKDERNKMSIVEAGALDHVIRFLQSENINLQESATAALLTLSASISNKPIIGASGAIPLLVNILKHGTTQAKVDAVMALSNLSTYTDNLTVIIETDPVPSVVTLLKSSKRSSKTAEKCCSVIESMVGFDEGRTALAAEDGGILAVVEVLENGTRQAREHAVGALLTICESDRCKYRELILKEGVIPGLLELKVQGTPKSQTKAQTLLRLLRETPYPRSEFQPDTLENIVCNIISQIDCDEQSSKAKKMLAEMVQVSMEQSLRHLQQRALVCTPTDL from the exons ATGGAAGCCGCCGCCGACAATCAGAGCCCTTCTTCATCGGACGTTGATGTCACGCCACGTGGGGCAAGCTCAGCCGTCCTTCGAGCTCTTCAATTAATCCAATACGACGATTCCGATTCCAAGCTACAAGCCGCTAAGGAAATCCGTCGGCTCACCAAAACTTCCCAAAGCTGTCGCCGGTTACTTGCTGAAGCTGTTATCCCTCTCGTTTCTATGCTCCGAGTCGACTCACCTCAATCCCACCATGAGTCTGCTCTTCTCGCCCTCCTTAATCTCGCCGTTAAAGACGAAAG GAATAAGATGAGTATTGTGGAAGCAGGTGCTTTAGATCATGTTATTAGATTCCTTCAAAGTGAGAATATAAACCTCCAAGAATCCGCAACCGCAGCATTGCTAACTCTATCTGCTTCAATCAGCAATAAACCGATTATTGGCGCGTCCGGTGCGATTCCTCTGCTTGTAAATATCCTTAAACATGGAACCACACAAGCAAAAGTTGATGCTGTGATGGCTTTATCCAATCTCTCAACGTACACCGATAATCTCACTGTCATTATTGAAACCGATCCCGTCCCTTCCGTGGTCACTTTACTGAAATCTTCAAAGAGATCATCAAAAACGGCTGAAAAATGTTGTTCCGTCATAGAATCCATGGTGGGGTTCGATGAAGGAAGAACAGCTTTAGCAGCTGAAGATGGTGGGATACTAGCAGTTGTTGAAGTGCTCGAAAACGGCACTCGTCAAGCTAGGGAACATGCTGTTGGGGCTTTATTGACGATATGCGAGAGTGACCGATGTAAATATAGGGAACTGATTCTTAAAGAAGGTGTAATCCCTGGATTACTTGAACTTAAAGTACAAGGAACACCGAAATCTCAGACGAAAGCTCAAACACTTTTGAGGTTACTAAGGGAGACACCGTATCCTAGGTCTGAGTTCCAACCTGATACGTTAGAGAATATTGTTTGTAACATAATATCGCAGATTGATTGCGATGAACAATCGAGTAAAGCAAAGAAGATGTTGGCTGAGATGGTTCAAGTCAGTATGGAACAGAGCTTGAGACATTTACAACAAAGAGCTCTGGTTTGTACCCCAACTGATTTATGA